From Streptomyces asiaticus, one genomic window encodes:
- a CDS encoding potassium channel family protein, whose product MRVAIAGAGAVGRSIASELLENGHEVLLIDKAPTAISVERVPQAEWLLADACEITSLDEAALQRCNVVIAATGDDKVNLVVSLLAKTEYGVPRVVARVNNPKNEWLFNEAWGVDVAVSTPRLMSALVEEAVSVGDLVRLLRFSHGDANLVELTLPPEAALVGTRVGDVEWPEDTTLVTIIRGTRVLTPNKDDVLEAGDELLFVAAQAREEQLEQLLSVQRQDAAG is encoded by the coding sequence ATGAGGGTTGCCATTGCCGGTGCGGGCGCCGTGGGGCGTTCCATCGCGAGCGAGCTGCTGGAGAACGGGCACGAGGTGCTCCTCATCGACAAGGCGCCGACCGCCATCTCGGTGGAGCGGGTGCCACAGGCCGAATGGCTGCTGGCCGACGCCTGCGAGATCACCTCGCTGGACGAGGCGGCGCTTCAGCGCTGCAACGTGGTCATCGCGGCCACCGGTGATGACAAGGTCAACCTCGTCGTCTCGCTGCTCGCCAAGACCGAGTACGGGGTGCCCCGGGTGGTCGCCCGGGTCAACAACCCCAAGAACGAGTGGCTGTTCAACGAGGCGTGGGGCGTCGATGTGGCCGTCTCCACCCCGCGTCTGATGTCGGCGCTGGTCGAGGAGGCGGTGAGCGTCGGCGATCTGGTGCGGCTGCTCCGCTTCAGCCACGGCGACGCCAACCTGGTGGAGCTGACGCTGCCGCCTGAGGCGGCGCTGGTGGGCACCCGGGTCGGCGATGTGGAGTGGCCCGAGGACACCACGCTGGTCACCATCATCCGCGGCACCCGCGTGCTGACCCCGAACAAGGACGATGTGCTGGAGGCCGGGGACGAGCTGCTGTTCGTCGCGGCGCAGGCGCGCGAGGAGCAGCTCGAGCAGCTGCTGTCCGTCCAGCGCCAGGACGCCGCCGGTTAG
- a CDS encoding ATP-binding protein, with translation MTDHISEAVSWCLAAALLVVLVLLIRQRQITAGVRRRNATLEDSLRARDEEVRHLVDVRLPSIADALSQPGPLPGLRDEKLAGTAFAQSLHAVMEQFTRAVDKAQTRADASAKAALKASMRAVQGLANEQQVSISEMQERHDNPDVLRDLLEIDHANAQFGRRAQAIAVLCGSWPGRQRLASSLTDVVRGAKSRIRDYQRVQVHTLIDVAVVSRAVEPAVLAVAELLDNAARHSQPNTSVEVSLQPVHNGACIVIDDAGVGMDGLEVQRAANLLSGQRAVDVSRLGDPPQFGFAVVGLLAARYGFSVSVDTRSPYGGVRAVLFLPTELLTHIDPDGRPGTAGQDPEGAEPLHTLPSRRTRPPRRAPQAPTVPAQAQEPSPIPHQAPAPHQAPVPHEAPAPHQAQPPAPAPSASAPEPAPAPAPQPSPDGEATRVYGTTAGGLPKRRRREAAATPPPGDWTTGAGQTGAADPDTGAFRVRSAKETASRMGAFARGTRSGRSATQDSAPDHDEGNRQA, from the coding sequence ATGACTGATCACATATCGGAGGCGGTGAGCTGGTGTCTGGCCGCCGCGCTTCTCGTCGTCCTGGTGCTTCTGATCCGCCAGCGGCAGATCACCGCCGGAGTCCGCAGGCGCAACGCCACGCTCGAGGACAGCCTGCGCGCCCGTGACGAGGAGGTGCGCCACCTCGTCGACGTACGCCTCCCCTCGATCGCCGACGCGCTGAGCCAGCCCGGCCCGCTGCCGGGCCTGCGCGACGAGAAGCTGGCCGGCACGGCCTTCGCGCAGAGCCTGCACGCCGTCATGGAGCAGTTCACCCGAGCGGTGGACAAGGCGCAGACGCGCGCCGACGCCTCCGCCAAGGCGGCGCTCAAGGCGTCCATGCGAGCCGTCCAGGGACTCGCCAACGAACAGCAGGTCTCCATCTCCGAGATGCAGGAGCGGCACGACAACCCCGATGTGCTGCGGGACCTGCTGGAGATCGACCACGCCAACGCCCAGTTCGGCCGGCGCGCCCAGGCCATCGCGGTGCTCTGCGGCTCCTGGCCCGGCCGGCAGCGGCTGGCCTCCTCGCTGACCGATGTGGTCCGCGGCGCCAAGTCCCGCATCCGCGACTACCAGCGGGTGCAGGTGCACACCCTGATCGACGTCGCCGTGGTGAGCCGGGCCGTGGAGCCCGCCGTGCTCGCGGTCGCCGAGCTGCTGGACAACGCCGCCCGCCACTCGCAGCCCAACACCTCGGTGGAGGTCAGCCTCCAGCCGGTGCACAACGGGGCCTGCATCGTGATCGACGACGCCGGTGTGGGCATGGACGGCCTGGAGGTCCAGCGCGCCGCCAACCTGCTCTCCGGCCAGCGCGCCGTGGACGTCTCCCGGCTCGGCGACCCGCCGCAGTTCGGCTTCGCCGTGGTGGGCCTGCTGGCCGCGCGGTACGGCTTCAGCGTCTCGGTGGACACCCGGTCCCCGTACGGCGGTGTGCGCGCCGTGCTGTTCCTGCCGACCGAGCTGCTCACCCACATCGACCCCGACGGGCGGCCGGGCACCGCCGGGCAGGACCCCGAGGGCGCCGAGCCGCTGCACACCCTGCCCTCCCGTCGGACCCGTCCCCCCAGAAGGGCGCCGCAGGCGCCGACCGTCCCGGCCCAGGCGCAGGAGCCGTCCCCGATCCCGCACCAGGCCCCGGCCCCGCACCAGGCGCCGGTCCCGCACGAGGCCCCGGCCCCGCACCAGGCCCAGCCCCCGGCCCCGGCCCCGTCGGCATCCGCCCCGGAACCGGCACCCGCCCCGGCGCCCCAGCCGTCCCCCGACGGCGAGGCCACACGCGTGTACGGCACCACGGCGGGCGGTCTGCCCAAGCGCCGCCGCCGGGAGGCCGCCGCCACCCCGCCGCCCGGCGACTGGACCACCGGCGCCGGGCAGACCGGCGCCGCCGACCCCGACACGGGCGCGTTCCGTGTGCGGTCGGCGAAGGAAACCGCTTCGCGGATGGGGGCGTTCGCCCGCGGCACCCGCTCCGGCCGTTCCGCCACCCAGGACTCCGCCCCTGACCATGACGAAGGGAATCGCCAGGCATGA
- a CDS encoding DUF3159 domain-containing protein, with protein sequence MTPDDKTPPTGHRRTAADSRAAADTALLEAFGGVRGMVDTTVPGLVFVLLYTIKRDIHLAAIAALGLSVLLGLTRLVRKETLKHAFSGVFGVAFGAIFAMMSGDAKNFYLPGMLYTLGLAIAYILSAIFRFPLIGVLLGPMLKENLSWRTRNPGRFRAYTRSTWAWGLILLAKSAVLFPLYWWGDATQLGWVKVALGIPPFLLCVYLTWIFLAKAPPPIDVIAEMEAEEKAERDRERAKAEADKAADPLLSEWTGQIVTEARTESADRQPPRH encoded by the coding sequence GTGACGCCAGACGACAAGACGCCCCCGACCGGGCACCGACGCACCGCCGCCGACAGCAGGGCGGCGGCGGACACCGCGCTCCTGGAGGCGTTCGGCGGGGTGCGGGGCATGGTGGACACCACCGTCCCCGGTCTGGTCTTCGTCCTGCTGTACACGATCAAGCGGGACATCCACCTCGCCGCGATCGCCGCGCTCGGCCTCAGCGTGCTGCTCGGGCTCACCCGGCTGGTGCGCAAGGAGACGCTGAAGCACGCCTTCAGCGGGGTCTTCGGGGTCGCGTTCGGCGCGATCTTCGCGATGATGTCCGGCGACGCGAAGAACTTCTATCTGCCGGGCATGCTCTACACCCTGGGCCTGGCGATCGCCTACATCCTCTCGGCGATCTTCCGCTTCCCGCTCATTGGCGTGCTGCTCGGGCCGATGCTGAAGGAGAACCTCTCCTGGCGCACCCGCAACCCGGGCCGGTTCCGCGCCTACACCCGGTCCACCTGGGCGTGGGGGCTGATCCTGCTGGCCAAGTCGGCGGTGCTGTTCCCGCTCTACTGGTGGGGGGACGCCACCCAGCTCGGCTGGGTCAAGGTCGCGCTCGGCATTCCGCCGTTCCTGCTCTGCGTCTATCTGACCTGGATCTTCCTGGCCAAGGCCCCGCCGCCGATCGACGTCATCGCGGAGATGGAGGCGGAGGAGAAGGCCGAGCGGGACCGTGAGCGGGCGAAGGCCGAGGCCGACAAGGCCGCCGATCCGCTGCTCTCGGAGTGGACCGGCCAGATCGTGACCGAGGCCCGTACCGAATCCGCCGACCGGCAGCCGCCGCGGCACTAA
- a CDS encoding potassium channel family protein: protein MHIVIMGCGRVGAALAQTLEQQGHTVAVVDQDPTAFRRLGAGFGGRRVTGVGFDQDTLREAGIEEAGAFAAVSSGDNSNIIAARVAREMFGVENVAARIYDPRRAEVYQRLGIPTVATVRWTADQMLRRLLPSGAEPLWRDPSGGVQLAEVHISPSWVGHKVSKLQEETGVRVAFLTRLGEAMLPTSETVLQEGDLVHVMMRTDEVEKVEAAFEKGPEEAGR, encoded by the coding sequence ATGCATATCGTGATCATGGGCTGTGGCCGGGTGGGCGCGGCCCTCGCCCAGACCCTGGAGCAACAGGGGCACACGGTCGCGGTCGTCGACCAGGACCCCACCGCCTTCCGCCGCCTCGGTGCGGGCTTCGGCGGGCGCCGGGTGACCGGTGTCGGCTTCGACCAGGACACCCTGCGCGAGGCGGGCATCGAGGAGGCGGGCGCCTTCGCCGCGGTCAGCAGCGGCGACAACTCCAACATCATCGCGGCCCGGGTGGCCCGCGAGATGTTCGGCGTGGAGAACGTGGCGGCCCGGATCTACGACCCCCGCCGCGCCGAGGTCTATCAGCGCCTCGGCATCCCGACCGTGGCCACGGTGCGCTGGACCGCCGACCAGATGCTGCGGCGGCTGCTGCCGTCCGGCGCGGAGCCGCTGTGGCGGGACCCCAGTGGCGGGGTCCAGCTGGCCGAGGTGCACATCTCCCCGTCGTGGGTGGGCCACAAGGTCAGCAAGCTCCAGGAGGAGACCGGTGTGCGGGTCGCGTTCCTCACCCGGCTCGGCGAGGCGATGCTGCCGACCTCCGAGACGGTGCTCCAGGAGGGCGACCTGGTGCATGTGATGATGCGCACGGACGAGGTCGAGAAGGTCGAGGCGGCCTTTGAAAAGGGTCCCGAGGAGGCAGGGCGATGA